The candidate division WOR-3 bacterium DNA segment CAGTCATCCGTACAATGATTTTTAAATTGGATGGGCAGAGGTTTGCCTTACCTTTAAATCATGTCCAGGAAACATTTTATGTTGATGAGAATATGATTAAATCCGTTTACCACCGTGAGCTGTTTCCTCTGAGGAACGAAATTCTTCCTTTGGTGAGATTAGGCGATAGGTTGGGTTGCGCGAAGAAGAAAGGTAGAAAATCGGTGATTGTTGTTCAATATCAGGGGAAACGCAGGGGGTATATAACCGATGAAATCATCGATGAGGATGAAATTGTTATTAAAAGATTGGACCCACTTGCGGAATCCTCATTATACTCAGGATGTTCAATCTATGCCGATGGTCTGCCCATATTGATAATAGACCCAAGGGGGTTTGAATGATTGATGCAAAACGTTTATCTCCTGAACAACTCGATGCGCTCAAAGAAGTTGCAAATATTGGGAGTGGTCATGCTGCTACTTCTTTATCCCAGTTGATGGGAAAGAAGGTTATGGTTCGAGTGCCCAAGATTTTGACCGGACCGTTGGAAGACGTTATCTTGAAGATCGCTGACCCCAATGATGTGGTGGTTTCGGTTTTACTATACTTTCTCGGAGATTTAACCGGTCGAACATTATTGCTGTATCCTTTTGAAGACGCCCAGGAACTTACTTCCCTCTTGATGCCGGTGATTCAGGACAACCCGGCTGAGGTACAGGAATCACTTTTGAAAGAGGTTTCAAACATTCTTTCGTGTTCCTATATGAACGCCCTCGGAGAGTTGCTGGGGCTTTTAATACTCCCCTCGGTTCCGGGGATGATTGTGGATATGGTCGGCGCTGTTCTTTCAAGCGTCGTTCTAGAGTTCGGTCGTGAAAAGGACTTTATTTTCTGTGTGGAGAGTGAATTTGATTTCGGTGATATGCAGAATCCCTTATGCGCTTACTTTTTGCTTCTTCCCGATACAACGAGTTTGGAGTTAATTTTGAAAAAACTAAATATGATGAAATGATTTCACAAGAAGAATTTAAAATTTTAAAGAGCTTTGCAGAGCGAATACCGCCTGATGATCCGGGAGCTCATAATAATCTCGCTATCGTCTATTATAATAAAGGGTTGTATGACGAAGCGATTGAGCTTCTCGAAGAGGCGTTGAAGATAGATCCTAATTTCGTGCTTGCACGTAACAATCTCGATATTATTCTGAAGAAGACAGGTCGGTTGGAACAGAAGATAGAGAAACTTGCTCGTGTCATCGATAGAGAACCATATGATGAAAACAAGACCTTGGAGCTTGCTGATACTTACAGGAAGTTAAACCGTTATTCCCAGTCAATAATATTTTATAAAAAGGTTCTGGATTATAACCCCGGTTCTTTTGAGGCACATTACGGCTTGGGGATCACCCTTAAACTCCTGGGTAAGTATGATGACGCCCTCGAGGAAATCAAGAGAGCACTCGAAATAAAGATAGCACCTGATGTTTATCGAACTCTGGGTGAAATATATTTTAATAAAGGGATAATTGACCT contains these protein-coding regions:
- a CDS encoding CheY-P-specific phosphatase CheC, which encodes MIDAKRLSPEQLDALKEVANIGSGHAATSLSQLMGKKVMVRVPKILTGPLEDVILKIADPNDVVVSVLLYFLGDLTGRTLLLYPFEDAQELTSLLMPVIQDNPAEVQESLLKEVSNILSCSYMNALGELLGLLILPSVPGMIVDMVGAVLSSVVLEFGREKDFIFCVESEFDFGDMQNPLCAYFLLLPDTTSLELILKKLNMMK